One segment of Lachancea thermotolerans CBS 6340 chromosome E complete sequence DNA contains the following:
- a CDS encoding nicotinamide/nicotinic acid mononucleotide adenylyltransferase (highly similar to uniprot|Q06178 Saccharomyces cerevisiae YLR328W NMA1 Nicotinic acid mononucleotide adenylyltransferase involved in NAD() salvage pathway) — MDPTKAPDFEPPSENRTPNPPLAPQSTIPKSGPIMPYVLADYNASIDAPIHPRTYKKHSKAGRHVSTAHHSSIPLKQPELQPPSHETSDEDERAQDDHPAPSPALSAGPGSNPDHDSYFDNDAATISGSHYRRNSSRTSLAQQFTHQMNLFDGDSPFHNMSLKDEEPKEEHIGSRIHKYQIADLEEVPHGVVRQAATLDQYCFPSHRLQKELRNPNKLPLVVVACGSFSPITYLHLRMFEMALDAISEQTRFEVVGGYYSPVSDNYKKPGLAPSHHRVRMCELACERTSSWLMVDAWESLQPTYTRTAKVLDHFNDEINVKRGGIATSFGARVGVKIMLLAGGDLIESMGEPNVWADSDLHHILGNYGCLIVERTGSDVRSFLLSHDIMYEHRRNVLVIKQLIYNDISSTKVRLFIRRGMSVQYLLPNSVIRYIQEHGLYVNQTEPVKQVMGNKE; from the coding sequence ATGGACCCGACTAAGGCTCCTGATTTCGAGCCCCCCTCGGAAAATAGAACGCCGAACccgccgctggcgccgcAGTCCACTATTCCTAAAAGCGGCCCCATTATGCCTTACGTTTTGGCCGACTACAACGCATCAATAGATGCGCCAATCCATCCGCGCACTTACAAGAAGCACTCGAAGGCCGGTCGCCACGTGTCTACTGCGCATCACAGCTCCATTCCGCTAAAGCAACCCGAGCTTCAGCCGCCCTCTCATGAAACCTCCGATGAGGATGAACGCGCGCAGGATGATCACCCTGCCCCGAGCCCTGCTTTGAGTGCTGGCCCCGGCTCCAACCCGGACCATGACAGCTATTTTGACAACGATGCTGCCACGATCTCGGGCTCCCACTATCGACGCAACTCTAGCCGCACCAGCCTCGCCCAACAGTTCACTCACCAAATGAACCTCTTTGATGGCGACTCTCCGTTCCACAATATGTCGTTGAAGGATGAGGAGCCCAAGGAGGAACACATCGGGTCCCGTATCCATAAGTACCAGATCGCTGATCTCGAAGAGGTTCCACATGGCGTTGTACGCCAGGCTGCGACCCTCGACCAATACTGCTTCCCTAGCCATCGCCTACAGAAGGAGCTTCGCAACCCTAACAAGTTGCCCTTGGTGGTTGTAGCGTGTGGCTCCTTCTCACCCATCACTTACCTTCACTTGCGGATGTTCGAAATGGCTTTGGACGCCATCTCCGAGCAGACGAGGTTCGAAGTCGTGGGCGGCTACTACTCTCCCGTCAGCGATAATTACAAGAAGCCAGGGTTGGCGCCCTCACACCACAGAGTCCGCATGTGTGAACTGGCCTGCGAGCGTACCTCCTCCTGGCTTATGGTCGACGCCTGGGAGTCTTTGCAGCCCACTTATACGCGGACTGCTAAAGTACTTGACCACTTCAACGATGAAATCAACGTGAAGAGGGGAGGTATTGCCACCTCTTTTGGCGCCAGAGTTGGCGTCAAAATCATGCTCCTGGCAGGCGGCGACCTTATAGAAAGTATGGGCGAGCCTAATGTGTGGGCTGACTCAGACCTGCATCACATATTGGGCAACTACGGATGTCTCATTGTTGAGAGAACTGGGTCTGATGTGAGATCGTTTTTGCTTTCTCACGATATCATGTACGAGCACAGGCGAAATGTTCTAGTCATCAAACAACTAATCTACAATGATATTTCCTCTACGAAAGTGCGCCTCTTCATTCGCCGGGGCATGTCGGTACAGTACTTGTTACCTAACAGTGTTATTCGCTATATTCAGGAACATGGTCTTTACGTTAACCAAACAGAACCTGTAAAGCAAGTTATGGGTAACAAAGAGTAG
- a CDS encoding KLTH0E08778p (conserved hypothetical protein), whose translation MNSEKSAYRVRKPRTSRACEVCHDRKVRCDANIRVPCTSCQTFGLVCRLRDVKKVKRGKKVGGAAGGAEAGLKAEDDAEVGAHPSAGADGCAPGHGHGHGPGQGAGQGRENEEEQTVKETVSNGMPYGDEYLRGRGVEPGVFFDAEREDRDRVYVYFGSSSFLSMLTGSSFPDGSNFASAQKLRSALPLSGEGSPRVANLEMLRITGAFLLPSKQICDELVDLYFRYIHPLMPIMNQTEFRKAYAANTCSIFLLQAILCVAVKLSRNPLLMDKNGSTDLASNIFYQRAKSLYDGRYEENEVCLLQGMMLLSKQAFNEKNTIHMPMYFIKNAVTIAQTYGLHRSADFHPTLTANEKRARKLIWWILYVIDTLVSISIGRPQAINLDDCDVPVLTHDDFVFEGEAPEHSMPVDHMDCIISTVQIAEIMSRISRELNRPAAAHCDAKFLIQHFDLLLQRWRNNLPESLTYHSNAEIFTKHSIPKAFVNALYYKTLCLLHKSNIHDMVRASDEQYLSAGIAFQAAHSLSLVGQILLDRDELGYCYAGHAYCFFEAMTIFVHHMYDSSSIFSEIALKCYHVLEQVLLKLGQQWNSCALLGEVLFSFSKKPEYIRRLVKSFKSKISNEKSPAIPIEVPSPARSIEIDRQRPSPTSVGSWSSPIQGINAVDNKSPNSAYKQLRYAARPVFPVIPKNPRIVSPSQHSPKNPNPQVPFIQAATNPQPPPIQGPPPPWAHDFNFTTTDLSQVGPHHKSFDPHQLFPDVSQPLPADFHFNSNLEAELDTAPGPLYEGVEDEDQTEPPSSTSENPPTDLVQSSGDKTPAQLTEIRDRQPVQKTSIPLPPGFWDSIQVNFNFFTPPENVNFQWPAADSRGSDDPRE comes from the coding sequence ATGAATAGCGAGAAGAGCGCATACAGGGTGAGGAAGCCGAGGACGAGCAGGGCGTGCGAGGTGTGCCACGACCGAAAGGTCCGGTGCGACGCGAACATCCGGGTGCCCTGCACTTCGTGCCAGACGTTCGGGCTGGTGTGCCGGCTGCGGGACGTGAAGAAGGTGAAGCGCGGCAAGAAGGTGGgcggcgcggcgggcgGCGCGGAGGCCGGGCTGAAGGCCGAGGACGACGCAGAGGTGGGCGCGCACCCGTCGGCTGGCGCCGACGGGTGCGCGCCCGGGCACGGGCACGGGCACGGGCCCGGGCAGGGCGCGGGCCAGGGCCGTGAGAACGAGGAGGAGCAGACCGTCAAGGAGACCGTGTCCAACGGCATGCCCTACGGCGACGAGTACCtgcgcggccgcggcgtGGAGCCCGGCGTGTTTTTCGACGCGGAGCGCGAGGACCGCGACCGCGTGTACGTGTACTTCGGGTCTTCCAGCTTCCTCAGCATGCTGACGGGGTCGTCGTTTCCGGACGGCTCGAACTTCGCGTCCGCGCAGAAGCTGCGCTCCGCGCTCCCGCTCTCGGGCGAGGGCAGCCCCAGGGTCGCCAACCTGGAGATGCTGCGCATCACCGGCGCGTTCCTGCTGCCGTCGAAGCAGATCTGCGACGAGCTCGTGGACCTCTACTTCCGCTACATCCACCCGCTCATGCCCATCATGAACCAGACCGAGTTCCGCAAGGCCTACGCGGCAAACACCTGCTCCATCTTCCTCCTGCAGGCGATTCTGTGCGTCGCGGTGAAGCTCTCCCGCAACCCGCTGCTCATGGACAAGAACGGCTCCACGGACCTGGCCTCCAACATCTTCTACCAGCGCGCCAAGTCTCTGTACGACGGCCGCTACGAGGAGAACGAGGTGTGCCTCCTGCAGGGCATGATGCTGCTCAGCAAGCAGGCCTTCAACGAAAAAAACACCATCCACATGCCCATGtacttcatcaaaaacgccGTCACCATAGCGCAAACCTACGGCCTGCACCGCTCCGCGGACTTCCACCCCACCTTGACCGCGAACGAAAAGAGGGCCCGCAAGCTCATCTGGTGGATCTTGTACGTCATAGATACTCTTGTGTCGATATCAATTGGCAGGCCCCAGGCCATAAATCTTGATGACTGCGACGTTCCCGTTCTGACCCACGACGACTTTGTCTTCGAGGGCGAGGCGCCCGAGCACTCCATGCCCGTGGACCACATGGACTGCATTATATCCACCGTGCAGATAGCAGAGATCATGTCGCGGATATCCCGCGAGCTCAACCGCCCTGCCGCGGCCCACTGCGACGCCAAATTTTTAATACAACATTTCGACCTTTTGCTGCAGCGCTGGCGGAACAACCTGCCCGAGTCCCTGACGTACCACTCCAACGCCGAGATCTTCACCAAGCACTCCATTCCAAAGGCCTTTGTCAACGCGCTTTACTACAAGACTCTGTGTCTGCTGCATAAGTCTAACATTCACGACATGGTCAGGGCGTCTGATGAGCAGTATCTCTCGGCTGGTATCGCATTCCAAGCAGCGCATTCTTTAAGTTTGGTTGGCCAAATCCTGCTTGATAGAGACGAGTTGGGATACTGCTACGCGGGTCACGCATactgtttctttgaagccatGACGATATTCGTTCACCACATGTACGATTCAAGTTCTATTTTCTCGGAAATAGCCCTGAAATGCTACCACGTTCTGGAGCAGGTTCTCTTGAAGTTGGGGCAGCAGTGGAACTCATGCGCATTGCTGGGCGAGGTTCTGTTCTCGTTCAGTAAAAAGCCAGAATACATACGCAGATTGGTtaagagcttcaagtccAAGATCAGCAATGAGAAGAGCCCTGCTATTCCAATAGAAGTTCCAAGCCCAGCACGTAGCATTGAGATCGACCGACAACGGCCATCTCCTACGAGCGTAGGCAGCTGGAGCTCTCCAATTCAGGGCATCAATGCTGTCGACAACAAAAGCCCCAACTCAGCTTATAAGCAACTAAGATACGCCGCGCGTCCTGTATTCCCAGTAATTCCTAAGAATCCGCGTATTGTGAGCCCATCGCAACACAGCCCGAAAAATCCCAACCCTCAGGTTCCATTTATTCAGGCTGCCACGAACCCTCAGCCCCCTCCTATACAAGGACCGCCACCGCCATGGGCGCATGACTTTAACTTCACTACCACAGATCTCTCGCAAGTTGGTCCTCATCACAAAAGTTTCGATCCTCATCAACTATTCCCCGATGTCTCCCAGCCGCTGCCAGCAGACTTCCACTTCAACAGCAATCTCGAAGCCGAGCTTGACACTGCGCCTGGTCCATTGTATGAAGGCGTTGAAGACGAGGATCAGACGGAGCCTCCATCTAGCACAAGTGAGAACCCGCCCACGGACTTAGTTCAGAGTTCGGGAGACAAAACTCCCGCGCAACTTACTGAGATAAGAGACAGACAGCCCGTCCAAAAGACATCTATACCTCTGCCTCCAGGATTTTGGGATAGCATACAAGTGaacttcaatttcttcaccCCGCCAGAGAACGTTAACTTTCAGTGGCCGGCTGCAGATTCACGTGGCAGCGACGATCCACGGGAATAA
- the MCY1 gene encoding putative cysteine synthase (similar to uniprot|P53206 Saccharomyces cerevisiae YGR012W Hypothetical ORF) has protein sequence MDTRGVSWSNVAAVSTAAVAVAALYRAATASKTLTELAPPRRGVEDLIGNTPVIKIKSLSKATGCEVYAKMELCNPGGSAKDRVALGIVRAAERQGLLRPGFPDVVFEGTSGSTGISIATICNALGYRAHISLPDDTSAEKLALLESLGAQINKVRPAGIVDPEQYVNAAQRACNQLNQSGDGSHRGVFADQFENDANWRVHYQGTGPEIYRQLDGRIDAFIAGCGTGGTIAGVARFLKEKLGGRLRVVLADPQGSGFYNRVKFGVMYDRVEQEGTRRRHQVDTIVEGIGLNRITHNFSQGEPYIDDAERVTDGQAVRMAKFLSVNDGLFIGSSTAINAVAAVKVAESLPPGSRIVIIACDSGSRHLSKFWKEALCVDNETTLREVLAGSQ, from the coding sequence ATGGACACGCGCGGCGTAAGTTGGAGCAACGTCGCTGCGGTATCCACCGCAGCGGTCGCGGTGGCCGCGCTCTACCGCGCGGCCACCGCGTCCAAGACACTCACCGAGCTGGCGCCTCCGCGGCGCGGCGTCGAGGACCTCATCGGCAACACGCCCGTGATCAAGATCAAGTCGCTGTCGAAGGCGACCGGCTGCGAGGTCTACGCCAAAATGGAGCTCTGCAACCCGGGCGGTAGCGCCAAGGACCGGGTCGCGCTGGGCATCGTGCGCGCGGCCGAGAGGCAGGGCCTCCTGCGGCCCGGGTTCCCCGACGTGGTCTTCGAGGGCACCTCCGGGTCCACCGGCATCTCCATCGCCACGATCTGCAACGCGCTGGGGTACCGCGCGCACATCTCGCTCCCGGACGACACCTCCGCCGagaagctggcgctgctgGAAAGCCTGGGCGCGCAGATCAACAAGGTCCGGCCCGCGGGCATCGTGGACCCCGAGCAGTACGTGAAcgccgcgcagcgcgcgtGCAACCAGCTGAACCAGTCGGGCGACGGCTCTCACAGAGGCGTGTTCGCCGACCAGTTCGAGAACGACGCCAACTGGCGCGTCCACTACCAGGGCACCGGGCCCGAGATCTACCGGCAGCTGGACGGCCGCATAGACGCCTTCATCGCCGGGTGCGGCACCGGCGGAACCATTGCCGGCGTCGCGAGGTTCCTGAAGGAAAAGCTGGGCGGCCGCCTGCGCGTGGTGCTGGCAGATCCCCAGGGGTCCGGCTTCTACAACCGCGTCAAGTTCGGCGTGATGTATGACCGGGTTGAGCAAGAGGGCACGCGGAGACGCCATCAGGTCGATACCATCGTTGAGGGCATAGGCTTGAACCGCATCACCCACAACTTCAGCCAGGGGGAGCCGTACATCGACGACGCCGAACGGGTGACTGACGGCCAGGCCGTCCGCATGGCCAAGTTTCTGTCGGTGAACGACGGGCTTTTCATCGGCAGCAGCACGGCCATCAACGCGGTTGCGGCCGTGAAGGTGGCCGAGAGCCTCCCGCCAGGCTCCCGCATCGTTATCATAGCGTGCGATAGCGGCTCCAGACACCTCAGCAAGTTCTGGAAGGAAGCGCTGTGTGTGGACAACGAGACTACGCTTAGAGAAGTCCTTGCGGGCTCACAGTAG
- the SNU71 gene encoding Snu71p (weakly similar to uniprot|P53207 Saccharomyces cerevisiae YGR013W SNU71 associated with U1 snRNP (no counterpart in mammalian U1 snRNP contains few SR- RE- and RD-dipeptides U1 snRNP protein) translates to MDPMIYVCPSAYLSSQNTDRWHSETFKPGFVPILRSDLLRFRDVLDQVVSRVNQQKASNVYQTSDEKEAEDPASEGKGPAGEVLQDKTSQGKYQELKQFLPISITQQLCTVSIGELQGEVSVSELELFVRRLEELTEKRAGVRDSVECWSFIKGLNTFSLFLRSSGLEHLKTVTHYWTELLARWPKEENNAVTQLHIEENTARFVGDQKSDPPSLRTEDLDEDSEQLSGYFKELKDRSSVPKEDATSTDYNVDVSTLSDLPRSSLDQLCKDIVHFRTRVLTIEKEKRAKEQYEENRRMGQHMMRMFDQIRRSKGSAKPAGEEDDNEGEAQGQNFGDAEDDGEDDWSVEKRNREKAEKDADKKYAELLEHYTSRVEPRLKSLEQQVDREAAYERSIEQERALYLKELLHHAYSPYYDHHRSFKEAEQHQDDEDRRLTAQLIPRAAELGAEEEHPAAEAETGKFKLEIRKTQAGPEKDVLPQEDAALSELLARLRKSSVIQDSVVEFLGELDDDLVDYVIEHIREHRSKSALLQELKETFDEDAQTIVDRVWQMFEDNAPAA, encoded by the coding sequence ATGGACCCTATGATCTATGTGTGCCCGAGCGCATACCTGTCATCACAAAATACCGACAGGTGGCACAGCGAGACATTCAAGCCCGGGTTCGTACCGATACTGCGATCAGACTTACTACGGTTCAGAGATGTACTGGACCAAGTAGTATCCCGCGTGAACCAGCAGAAAGCGTCGAACGTGTACCAGACTTCGGACGAAAAAGAAGCGGAGGACCCTGCCAGCGAGGGCAAGGGCCCCGCCGGGGAAGTTTTACAAGACAAGACCTCACAGGGAAAGTATCAAGAGCTCAAACAGTTCCTGCCGATTTCCATTACACAACAACTGTGCACCGTGTCAATAGGCGAGTTGCAAGGCGAGGTCTCAGTGAGCGAACTTGAGCTGTTTGTTCGTCGACTGGAAGAACTGACAGAGAAAAGAGCCGGAGTGCGCGACTCAGTGGAGTGCTGGAGCTTTATCAAGGGTCTAAACACTTTCAGTCTTTTCCTCAGGAGCAGCGGTTTAGAACATCTGAAGACAGTTACACATTATTGGACGGAACTCTTAGCACGATGGCCAAAGGAGGAGAACAACGCTGTCACGCAGCTACACATTGAGGAGAACACAGCTCGATTCGTTGGAGACCAGAAATCGGACCCACCTTCCCTGCGCACTGAAGACCTCGATGAAGATTCTGAGCAACTATCAGGTTACTTCAAAGAGTTAAAAGACAGAAGTTCCGTACCCAAAGAGGACGCTACTTCCACTGACTATAATGTGGACGTTTCCACCTTGAGCGACTTGCCTCGCAGCTCACTAGACCAGCTGTGCAAGGACATCGTGCACTTCCGCACACGGGTGTTGACCattgagaaagagaagcgGGCAAAAGAGCAGTACGAGGAAAACAGGCGCATGGGCCAGCACATGATGAGAATGTTTGACCAAATACGGAGGAGCAAGGGATCCGCTAAGCCCGCAGGCGAGGAAGATGACAACGAGGGGGAAGCACAAGGGCAGAACTTCGGGGACGCGGAAGATGACGGCGAAGATGACTGGAGCGTGGAAAAGCGCAATAGAGAGAAGGCCGAGAAAGACGCTGACAAGAAGTACGCTGAGTTACTTGAACATTACACATCCCGGGTGGAGCCGCGCCTGAAGTCTCTGGAACAGCAGGTCGACCGCGAGGCCGCATATGAGCGCTCCATTGAGCAGGAGCGGGCCCTTTACTTGAAGGAACTGCTCCATCATGCCTACAGCCCATACTACGACCACCACCGCTCCTTCAAGGAGGCGGAGCAGCATCAAGACGACGAGGATCGCAGGCTAACAGCCCAGCTAATTCCTCGCGCCGCGGAACTGGGGGCAGAAGAGGAGCACCCTGCGGCAGAAGCAGAAACCGGCAAATTCAAACTGGAAATCCGGAAAACCCAGGCCGGTCCCGAAAAAGACGTGCTGCCGCAAGAAGACGCTGCACTTTCGGAGCTCCTTGCAAGGCTACGTAAATCAAGCGTGATCCAAGACTCGGTTGTGGAGTTTTTGGGCGAGTTGGACGACGACTTAGTCGACTACGTTATAGAGCACATCCGTGAACACCGCAGCAAGTCCGCTCTACTCCAGGAATTGAAGGAAACTTTCGACGAAGACGCGCAAACTATCGTAGACCGTGTCTGGCAGATGTTCGAAGACAACGCGCCCGCCGCCTAG